A window of the Butyricimonas virosa genome harbors these coding sequences:
- a CDS encoding DUF3440 domain-containing protein, with translation MRIKKSVYDVVQNRLERIFSDFDNVYVSFSGGKDSGVLLNLCIDYIRQHKLKRKLGVFHMDYEVQYNETIRYVDRTLADNADLLEVYRVCIPFKVSTCTSMFQRFWRPWEDNLRNLWVRDMPETCYRKEDFDFYTEEMWDYDFQVKFAEWYHRKKKAQRTCCLIGIRTQESYHRWQAIHRDRNYHSYKHLKWTHKVTANIFNAYPIYDWLTTDIWTANGKFHWDYNHLYDLYYQAGVPLERQRVASPFISQALSSLKLYRAIDPDTWGKMINRVNGVNFTGLYGGTSAMGWQSITLPENMTWSSYFKFLLCTLPEEARENYLHKLSVSMEFWRNKGGCLAEETIAKLRRMGIPITVSETTNYKTDKKPVRMDYQDDVRIPEFKELPTFKRICICILKNDHACKYMGFAPSKAERERRVKVMQKYKSIMESYGRI, from the coding sequence ATGAGAATAAAAAAAAGTGTGTATGATGTCGTGCAAAACCGCCTAGAACGAATTTTTTCTGATTTTGATAACGTGTACGTGTCTTTTTCCGGCGGCAAAGACAGCGGGGTTTTACTAAACCTCTGTATCGACTATATCCGTCAGCATAAACTAAAACGGAAACTAGGCGTTTTCCACATGGACTACGAAGTGCAATACAACGAGACGATCCGGTACGTGGATCGTACACTCGCAGATAACGCCGACCTGCTGGAAGTCTACCGGGTATGCATCCCGTTCAAAGTCTCCACGTGTACTTCCATGTTCCAGCGTTTCTGGCGCCCGTGGGAAGACAATTTACGCAACCTGTGGGTCAGGGATATGCCCGAAACCTGTTACCGCAAAGAAGATTTTGATTTCTACACGGAAGAGATGTGGGATTACGATTTTCAAGTCAAATTTGCAGAATGGTATCACCGGAAGAAAAAAGCTCAACGTACTTGTTGTCTCATCGGGATTCGCACGCAAGAAAGCTACCATCGCTGGCAAGCTATTCACCGGGACAGGAATTACCACAGTTACAAACACTTGAAATGGACACACAAAGTAACTGCAAATATCTTTAACGCCTACCCCATATACGACTGGCTTACCACGGACATCTGGACCGCCAACGGAAAATTTCACTGGGATTACAACCACCTGTATGATCTCTACTATCAGGCAGGAGTTCCTCTTGAAAGACAACGCGTGGCTAGCCCGTTTATCTCTCAGGCTCTTTCCAGCTTGAAACTCTACCGGGCCATAGATCCGGACACGTGGGGCAAAATGATTAACCGGGTCAACGGGGTCAACTTTACCGGGTTATACGGGGGAACCTCCGCCATGGGCTGGCAGTCCATCACCCTCCCGGAGAACATGACCTGGTCATCCTATTTTAAATTTCTCCTTTGCACCCTACCGGAAGAGGCAAGGGAAAACTACTTGCACAAACTCTCCGTGAGCATGGAGTTCTGGCGAAACAAAGGCGGCTGCCTGGCAGAAGAGACTATCGCCAAACTCCGACGAATGGGAATCCCGATCACGGTTAGCGAAACGACAAATTACAAGACTGATAAAAAGCCCGTGCGCATGGATTATCAGGATGATGTACGTATTCCGGAGTTTAAAGAACTCCCCACGTTCAAACGTATCTGCATTTGTATCCTGAAAAACGATCATGCCTGTAAATACATGGGGTTTGCCCCATCGAAAGCCGAACGAGAACGCCGGGTCAAGGTTATGCAAAAATATAAATCTATCATGGAATCTTATGGAAGAATATAA
- a CDS encoding IbrB-like domain-containing protein, whose translation MEEYKSPVYNVIPVPIDKVVANTYNPNIVAPPEMKLLELSIWEDGYTMPCVCYYIPEKDVYELVDGFHRYKVMKTSQRIFEREKGLLPVVVINKDISNRMASTIRHNRARGTHSIELMTEIVTELTKAGMSDSWIMRNIGMDRDELLRLKQISGLAELFADKEFSLTKDD comes from the coding sequence ATGGAAGAATATAAAAGTCCCGTATATAACGTTATTCCAGTCCCGATCGACAAGGTTGTAGCCAATACCTACAACCCGAATATCGTTGCTCCCCCAGAAATGAAACTGTTGGAACTATCCATCTGGGAAGACGGCTACACGATGCCCTGTGTCTGTTATTACATCCCGGAAAAGGATGTTTATGAACTCGTGGATGGCTTTCACCGCTATAAAGTCATGAAGACATCCCAACGTATCTTCGAACGAGAAAAAGGATTACTTCCGGTTGTCGTCATTAATAAAGATATTTCCAACCGTATGGCCTCTACCATCCGGCACAACCGGGCAAGAGGGACACATAGTATCGAATTGATGACCGAAATTGTAACCGAACTGACTAAAGCCGGAATGTCCGACAGTTGGATCATGCGTAATATCGGGATGGATAGAGACGAATTATTACGCCTGAAACAAATCTCCGGACTGGCAGAACTATTTGCAGACAAGGAATTTAGCTTGACAAAAGATGACTAG
- a CDS encoding PKD-like family lipoprotein, with the protein MALVFFQGCYEDEGNYDYTELSAIEIEGIETEYSKRRLMDSLTIQVAVNTDFKEEDLKYTWFIYNQAKVDYINVVKVDTISHEKDFNYLVSQEPGNYILTLKVENTVNRYAVYKSTTLRVESEFSQGVYILKETVDGDTDLDFCSDSLEMGRDIFAMMKGGALKGKPQILSQMMAHPYIDPVTNERTYGIAVGITTTENLCLLRTSDLTTIHTGETMFYGGFTAAPIRLAHGSRYAAYFSEEGIYTLSVGSNGSGMLGVPKFEDAIVRWIVLDKQHQAYLTFICFDEKNGRFLSVNVTTGAVTAYANSDGITDKCLYMGMTYHSSMKNTAYAIFEAADGSRKLYRLKCQLASSNSPIKEITDIDPNSMLSKATSFSVCAFSAPLMYFLAEGKVYYYSFQDGSEREIQLPGIGAGETINYVANKYWSSYYCYYKKDHLMVGTTTGNNDYKLYCYKLNAGIPLGDPLYVISGTGKVADVQYMESQWGKNDSQEFKYQTYSSYSMGLCY; encoded by the coding sequence ATGGCTTTAGTCTTTTTTCAAGGCTGTTATGAGGACGAAGGCAATTACGATTACACGGAGCTTTCTGCCATTGAAATAGAGGGAATAGAAACTGAATATTCGAAACGTCGTTTGATGGATTCTTTGACGATCCAAGTGGCAGTAAACACTGATTTTAAGGAAGAGGATTTAAAATATACGTGGTTTATCTATAATCAAGCGAAAGTAGATTATATCAATGTCGTGAAAGTAGATACCATTTCCCACGAAAAAGATTTTAATTATTTAGTGTCGCAAGAGCCGGGAAACTATATCTTGACGTTAAAGGTTGAAAATACAGTGAATAGGTATGCTGTGTATAAGTCAACAACTCTAAGGGTTGAATCGGAATTTTCGCAGGGAGTTTATATTTTGAAAGAGACTGTCGATGGAGATACCGATTTGGATTTCTGTTCGGATTCATTGGAAATGGGACGGGATATTTTTGCAATGATGAAGGGAGGTGCCTTAAAAGGTAAACCGCAAATTTTATCACAAATGATGGCACATCCTTATATAGATCCTGTGACTAATGAGCGGACCTATGGTATTGCTGTTGGTATTACGACTACTGAAAATTTGTGTCTGTTGAGAACTTCCGACTTGACAACGATTCATACTGGAGAAACGATGTTTTATGGCGGTTTTACTGCTGCTCCGATTCGTTTGGCTCATGGTAGTAGATATGCAGCTTATTTCTCTGAAGAGGGGATTTATACGTTGTCTGTGGGTTCTAATGGTTCTGGTATGTTAGGAGTACCTAAATTTGAGGATGCAATTGTAAGATGGATTGTGTTGGACAAACAACATCAAGCGTATTTAACATTTATATGTTTTGATGAGAAAAACGGAAGATTTTTGAGTGTAAACGTTACTACTGGAGCTGTGACTGCTTATGCAAATAGCGATGGTATTACAGATAAATGTTTGTATATGGGTATGACTTACCACTCATCTATGAAAAATACAGCTTATGCAATATTTGAAGCTGCCGATGGAAGTAGAAAATTGTATCGTTTGAAATGTCAGTTAGCAAGTTCTAATAGCCCGATTAAGGAGATTACAGATATAGACCCCAATTCGATGTTGAGTAAGGCTACTTCTTTCTCTGTGTGTGCTTTTAGTGCTCCGTTGATGTATTTCTTGGCAGAGGGAAAAGTGTATTACTATTCTTTCCAAGATGGTTCAGAAAGAGAAATTCAACTTCCGGGAATTGGTGCTGGTGAAACCATTAATTACGTGGCTAATAAATATTGGAGTTCTTATTATTGTTATTATAAAAAGGATCATTTGATGGTTGGAACAACTACAGGCAATAATGATTACAAACTTTATTGCTATAAGCTTAATGCTGGAATTCCGTTAGGTGATCCGCTATATGTGATCAGTGGAACCGGTAAGGTTGCAGATGTTCAATATATGGAATCTCAATGGGGGAAAAATGATTCCCAAGAGTTTAAATACCAAACTTATTCTAGCTATTCGATGGGACTTTGCTACTGA
- a CDS encoding DUF4843 domain-containing protein: MKNRLFIYTMVLLGSLFAACEENLTPYDSETCWVYFDLIGSADTLQTRTFVYAGGDAETDTVWIPLKTIGKVMNYDRPVTLLQVQATDSNAIAGTHFVAFDDQSLGSQYVIPAGKTTVELPIVLKRDASLKTDKVLLQFTLQANEYFMPGFVGPRLVRIWVTDQMERPSFWPTASDATLNKKIAPYDPMLHQFLIDATGNKWDDEYISSLGLCKGFLNTSWGEEWAYWDDKTSSYDSVYMDWLVSKLQKALAEENAARAARGEEPLKRSDGTELTIG, encoded by the coding sequence ATGAAGAATAGATTGTTTATATATACAATGGTGTTATTGGGATCGCTTTTTGCAGCTTGCGAAGAGAATTTGACCCCCTATGATTCAGAGACTTGTTGGGTGTATTTTGATTTAATAGGATCTGCCGATACTCTACAAACTCGAACTTTTGTTTATGCCGGTGGAGATGCTGAAACGGATACCGTTTGGATTCCGTTGAAAACCATTGGTAAGGTGATGAATTACGATCGTCCGGTGACTCTTTTACAAGTACAAGCAACTGACTCCAATGCAATTGCCGGCACCCACTTTGTCGCTTTTGATGATCAGAGTTTGGGCTCTCAATATGTAATTCCAGCCGGAAAAACAACGGTTGAATTGCCGATTGTGTTGAAGCGGGATGCTTCTTTAAAAACGGATAAAGTATTGTTACAATTTACCTTGCAAGCGAACGAATATTTTATGCCTGGTTTTGTGGGTCCTCGTTTGGTGCGGATTTGGGTGACTGATCAGATGGAGCGTCCCTCTTTCTGGCCGACAGCTTCGGATGCAACCTTGAACAAAAAAATTGCTCCGTATGATCCGATGTTACACCAGTTTTTGATTGATGCAACCGGTAATAAATGGGATGATGAGTATATTTCTAGTTTGGGGTTATGTAAAGGATTCTTGAATACCTCTTGGGGTGAAGAATGGGCATATTGGGATGATAAAACTTCAAGTTACGATTCTGTTTATATGGATTGGTTGGTAAGTAAATTACAGAAAGCGTTGGCAGAAGAAAATGCTGCTCGGGCTGCAAGAGGAGAAGAACCATTGAAAAGATCGGATGGTACAGAGTTGACAATAGGCTAA